In Clostridium swellfunianum, a genomic segment contains:
- a CDS encoding GntR family transcriptional regulator encodes MDKLNVIPKEKEFKFLTVYNQLFKMINEGNFPEGSRLPSEPDLSKLLGVSRTTLRQALSLLQDDGVVKNIRGKGNYIIKSHSEKPIGLEAIGHPVYKCSSDTIDEIKMELRIEPSSDYINQTLGRKTPVVVVIDRWYKSQGNPVAYSFTLIPIETISKFNIDLNNHDRVLEFIEKELYDLCSNVLVEIKYSTSGNVSAKFSPISSENQFYLVQETMYEGSDFPVVSNKHYLPIKSSFIEVHQKK; translated from the coding sequence ATGGATAAATTGAATGTGATCCCAAAAGAAAAGGAATTTAAATTTTTGACTGTTTATAACCAGCTTTTTAAAATGATAAATGAAGGTAATTTCCCTGAGGGGAGCAGGCTGCCCTCCGAGCCTGACTTGTCTAAGTTGCTCGGTGTAAGCAGAACAACCTTAAGGCAGGCGTTATCACTGCTTCAAGACGATGGAGTAGTTAAAAATATTAGGGGAAAAGGAAATTATATAATAAAATCACACTCTGAAAAACCTATTGGGTTAGAAGCAATTGGACATCCAGTATACAAGTGTTCTTCTGATACAATTGATGAAATTAAGATGGAACTGCGTATAGAACCATCTTCAGATTACATAAACCAAACTTTAGGGAGAAAAACTCCTGTTGTAGTAGTTATTGATAGATGGTATAAATCTCAGGGTAATCCTGTTGCCTACTCATTTACCTTGATTCCAATCGAGACTATTTCAAAATTTAATATAGATTTAAACAACCATGATAGAGTGTTGGAATTTATAGAGAAAGAACTTTATGACCTATGCAGCAATGTACTAGTTGAAATTAAATATTCAACCTCTGGAAATGTTTCAGCAAAGTTCTCTCCAATTTCGTCTGAAAATCAGTTTTATCTTGTACAAGAAACCATGTATGAAGGTTCGGACTTCCCAGTAGTTTCTAATAAGCACTACTTACCAATTAAATCAAGTTTTATTG
- the udp gene encoding uridine phosphorylase: MIYSQGSGKEYHINVGKGDVGKYVILPGDPKRCAKIAAHFDNPQLVADSREYVTYTGYLDGVKVSVTSTGIGGPSAAIALEELVNCGADTFIRVGTCGGMDIDVKGGDVVVATGAIRMEGTSKEYAPIEFPAVANFEIVNSLVDACKTLNKTHHVGVVQCKDSFYGQHSPETKPVSYELMDKWNAWLRCGTLASEMESAALFVAGSYLRVRVGSVFLVVANQERAKAGLENAQVHDTETAIEVAVQGIRNLIKGEKERIG, encoded by the coding sequence ATGATTTACTCACAAGGTTCAGGAAAAGAATATCATATCAACGTTGGTAAAGGTGACGTAGGAAAGTATGTTATACTTCCGGGAGACCCAAAGAGATGCGCTAAGATAGCGGCGCACTTTGATAATCCGCAGTTAGTTGCAGACAGCAGAGAATATGTTACATATACCGGATACCTGGATGGAGTGAAAGTAAGCGTTACATCAACAGGCATAGGGGGGCCATCAGCTGCTATTGCTCTTGAAGAACTAGTAAATTGCGGGGCTGATACTTTTATAAGAGTTGGTACCTGCGGTGGTATGGATATAGATGTTAAGGGCGGAGATGTAGTTGTAGCTACTGGAGCTATCAGAATGGAAGGAACAAGTAAGGAGTATGCTCCAATTGAATTTCCAGCAGTAGCAAACTTTGAGATTGTAAATTCACTTGTTGATGCTTGCAAAACTTTAAACAAGACTCATCATGTTGGAGTAGTACAATGCAAAGATTCCTTTTATGGACAGCATTCTCCAGAAACAAAGCCTGTTAGCTATGAATTAATGGATAAGTGGAATGCATGGCTAAGATGTGGAACTCTTGCTTCTGAAATGGAGTCAGCTGCTTTGTTTGTAGCAGGCAGTTATTTGAGAGTAAGAGTAGGATCTGTATTTTTAGTGGTTGCCAATCAGGAACGCGCAAAAGCAGGACTAGAAAATGCACAAGTTCATGATACTGAAACAGCAATAGAAGTTGCAGTACAAGGCATCAGGAATTTAATAAAGGGTGAAAAGGAAAGAATAGGCTAG
- the cdd gene encoding cytidine deaminase: protein MKEYQEIIDRAFIASENAYVPYSNYQVGACVVTKDNKYFIGANVENASYGLTNCAERNAIFQAYSNGYRQDDIEAIAIVSKGKTLATPCGACRQVLVELLNQHTPIVLSNKAIEKVTNIEELLPMSFTKEDLE, encoded by the coding sequence ATGAAGGAATACCAAGAAATTATAGACAGGGCTTTTATAGCTTCTGAAAACGCATATGTACCATATTCCAACTACCAGGTTGGAGCGTGTGTTGTAACAAAGGACAACAAATACTTCATAGGTGCAAATGTTGAAAATGCCTCCTATGGCTTAACAAATTGTGCTGAGAGAAATGCAATTTTTCAAGCTTACTCTAATGGATACCGTCAAGATGATATTGAAGCAATAGCTATTGTAAGCAAGGGCAAAACCTTAGCTACTCCTTGCGGGGCCTGTAGACAGGTGTTGGTAGAGCTACTCAATCAGCATACTCCTATAGTGCTTTCCAATAAGGCAATAGAGAAAGTTACAAATATTGAGGAACTGCTGCCAATGTCATTTACCAAGGAAGATTTAGAGTAA
- a CDS encoding phosphopentomutase, whose product MKKYKRIFTIVIDSLGVGEMNDSKEYGDIGVDTLGHISQAVESFKIPNLQKLGLANLHTIKHVEAVEKPLSYFMKMKEASVGKDTMTGHWEMMGLKIETPFQTFTETGFPEELLEALRKRTGHNIVGNKSASGTEILDEYGEHQMKTGDMIVYTSADSVLQICGHEETFGLEELYRCCEIARELTLKDEWKVGRVIARPYVGERKGEFKRTSNRHDYALKPYGQTALTALKDNGFDVISVGKISDIYDGEGITEAHKSKSSVHGMEQTLELMDKDFNGLCFVNLVDFDALWGHRRNPVGYAEELEKFDVNLGKVLEKLKEDDLLVITADHGNDPTYTGTDHTREFVPFLAYSPSMLGNGLIETSDTFAAVGATIADNFGLKMPENTIGESVLEKLL is encoded by the coding sequence ATGAAGAAATATAAAAGAATTTTTACAATAGTAATAGACTCTCTTGGAGTTGGGGAAATGAATGATTCCAAGGAATATGGAGATATAGGAGTAGATACTCTTGGACATATATCACAAGCTGTTGAAAGCTTTAAGATTCCTAACCTTCAAAAGCTAGGATTAGCAAATCTTCATACAATCAAACATGTAGAGGCAGTAGAAAAACCTTTATCATACTTCATGAAAATGAAAGAAGCAAGCGTAGGCAAGGATACAATGACTGGCCATTGGGAAATGATGGGCTTAAAGATTGAAACTCCATTCCAAACTTTTACAGAAACAGGTTTTCCAGAGGAACTTTTGGAGGCGTTAAGGAAAAGGACAGGACACAATATTGTAGGAAACAAGAGTGCCAGCGGTACTGAAATTTTGGATGAGTATGGCGAGCATCAGATGAAAACTGGAGATATGATTGTGTATACTTCAGCAGACTCTGTACTACAGATATGTGGACACGAAGAAACCTTTGGTCTAGAAGAGCTTTATCGTTGCTGTGAAATTGCAAGAGAATTAACCTTAAAGGATGAGTGGAAGGTTGGAAGAGTAATTGCAAGACCATATGTGGGAGAAAGAAAAGGAGAATTCAAGCGTACTAGCAATAGACATGATTATGCCTTAAAGCCATATGGCCAGACAGCGTTGACTGCATTAAAGGATAATGGCTTTGATGTTATATCCGTTGGAAAGATAAGCGATATATACGATGGAGAAGGCATAACAGAGGCTCACAAATCAAAGAGTTCTGTTCATGGAATGGAACAAACCCTTGAGTTAATGGATAAAGATTTTAACGGATTATGCTTTGTTAATCTAGTTGATTTTGATGCATTATGGGGACATAGAAGAAACCCAGTAGGTTATGCTGAAGAATTAGAAAAATTTGATGTTAACTTAGGTAAAGTACTAGAAAAGCTAAAGGAAGATGATTTGCTTGTAATTACAGCAGATCATGGTAATGACCCAACTTATACAGGTACTGACCATACAAGAGAATTTGTTCCATTCTTGGCGTATTCACCATCTATGCTTGGGAATGGATTAATTGAAACAAGTGATACTTTTGCAGCAGTCGGGGCTACCATAGCAGATAATTTTGGACTAAAAATGCCTGAAAACACAATCGGTGAATCAGTGCTAGAAAAATTACTTTAA
- a CDS encoding YczE/YyaS/YitT family protein — MMDSTINMKKGKSYEILLKKLPLALAGVILVGFGLAFNSAGMLGNDAVAVLYDGVRSGLGFQVDKLGLVTNFVNVIFLAIVFIGKRKYINIGTFIYALPLGNFISIGFKLYEMLNLPATLGGRILTSSLGCIMLFLGVGIFIAMDIGMDPCTGVVMLMRDKMNGQYRSAKIIFDICSILIGFTFGGKLGAVTVVTAFIAGPAIQKISEIFDKTVLRRLNLSKISD; from the coding sequence ATGATGGATAGCACAATTAATATGAAAAAGGGCAAATCATACGAGATTTTATTAAAGAAGCTTCCGCTAGCTTTAGCGGGAGTTATCTTAGTAGGTTTTGGATTAGCATTTAACTCAGCAGGAATGCTAGGAAATGACGCAGTTGCAGTTTTATATGATGGAGTCCGTAGTGGACTTGGATTCCAGGTAGACAAGCTTGGGTTAGTAACAAATTTTGTAAATGTTATTTTTCTGGCCATTGTATTTATCGGCAAACGTAAGTATATAAACATTGGCACCTTTATTTATGCGCTGCCCCTAGGCAATTTTATCAGCATAGGCTTTAAGCTTTATGAAATGCTTAATCTCCCTGCTACCTTGGGAGGAAGAATATTAACTTCCTCACTTGGCTGCATAATGTTGTTTTTAGGTGTGGGCATCTTTATAGCAATGGATATTGGTATGGATCCGTGCACAGGAGTAGTTATGCTTATGCGAGATAAAATGAATGGTCAATATAGATCAGCAAAAATAATTTTCGATATTTGCTCAATATTAATTGGCTTCACCTTTGGAGGAAAATTAGGAGCTGTAACGGTTGTAACAGCATTTATAGCCGGACCAGCTATACAAAAAATATCTGAGATTTTTGATAAAACAGTTCTTAGGAGACTTAACCTAAGCAAAATAAGCGATTGA
- the deoD gene encoding purine-nucleoside phosphorylase yields the protein MTQLPTPHIGAKFGEIAKTVLMPGDPLRAKFIAENFLEDVVQFNSVRNMFGYTGTYKGKRVSVMGGGMGMPSIGIYSYELFNFYGVDNIIRIGTAGSMNEKVKVRDVVIGLGASTNSNYAAQYCLPGTFAPIASYELVSAAVNVAKENNINAVVGNILSSDTFYCADNTSNEKWMSMGILAVEMEAAALYMNAAQAKKNALCLLTISDSLLTGESLSAEDRQLSFTDMMEIALEIAK from the coding sequence ATGACACAACTACCAACTCCGCACATTGGAGCTAAATTCGGAGAAATAGCAAAGACAGTATTAATGCCAGGAGACCCATTAAGAGCAAAGTTTATTGCAGAAAACTTTTTAGAAGATGTAGTTCAATTTAATTCTGTTAGAAACATGTTTGGATATACAGGAACTTATAAAGGGAAACGCGTATCCGTAATGGGCGGAGGAATGGGAATGCCATCTATAGGTATTTATTCCTATGAGTTATTTAATTTTTATGGTGTAGATAATATTATCCGTATCGGAACTGCAGGAAGCATGAATGAAAAGGTGAAGGTGCGTGATGTAGTAATAGGACTAGGAGCTTCTACAAATTCGAATTATGCTGCGCAATACTGCTTGCCAGGAACGTTTGCACCTATAGCAAGCTATGAATTGGTAAGTGCTGCAGTTAACGTAGCAAAAGAGAATAATATAAATGCGGTTGTAGGAAATATATTATCTTCTGATACTTTCTACTGTGCAGACAATACTTCAAATGAAAAGTGGATGAGCATGGGAATCCTAGCAGTAGAAATGGAAGCAGCTGCATTATATATGAATGCAGCACAAGCTAAGAAAAATGCATTATGCCTGCTTACAATTTCAGACAGCCTGTTGACTGGTGAATCACTTTCAGCAGAAGACAGACAGCTAAGCTTTACAGACATGATGGAAATTGCACTTGAAATAGCAAAATAG
- a CDS encoding BMP family lipoprotein produces MKKVIALAMSAAVIMSTLVGCSSSKPASTGTNGEQKATKNYNVAMVTDTGGVSDQSFNQSSWEGLQAFSKKTGSKVSYLESKQETDYNTNLDKLVDAENKLIWGIGFAMSDAILNAAKTNKDVSYAIVDNSYGDKTPENVTGVTFRAEEPSFLVGYIAGKTTKTGRVGFIGGIKSPVIDQFQYGYQAGVLYAAKELGKTINVDVQYAESFSDASKGKAIANKMFSAGCDIVFHAAGGTGVGLIDAAKEAGKFAIGVDRDQAYLAPDNILTSALKLVNVAVEKVSEEAMNGSKIGGKTYTYGLKDGAVGIPKENKNVKPEVYDAAIKLQDKIKDGSIVVPFDEKTYIDFTK; encoded by the coding sequence ATGAAAAAAGTTATTGCATTAGCAATGTCAGCTGCTGTTATTATGAGCACACTAGTTGGATGTTCAAGTAGCAAACCAGCAAGCACAGGTACAAACGGAGAACAAAAGGCAACTAAAAACTATAATGTTGCAATGGTAACAGACACAGGTGGAGTAAGCGACCAATCCTTTAACCAATCTTCTTGGGAAGGGCTGCAAGCTTTTTCAAAGAAGACAGGCTCTAAAGTAAGCTATTTAGAATCAAAGCAGGAAACAGATTACAACACTAATCTGGACAAGCTTGTAGATGCAGAAAATAAGCTTATATGGGGTATTGGATTTGCAATGTCAGATGCAATACTAAATGCAGCTAAAACAAATAAAGATGTTTCTTATGCTATTGTAGATAATTCCTACGGAGATAAGACACCAGAAAATGTAACAGGAGTTACCTTCAGAGCTGAAGAGCCATCCTTCCTTGTAGGCTATATAGCTGGAAAAACTACTAAGACTGGCAGAGTTGGATTTATTGGCGGTATAAAGAGTCCAGTAATAGATCAATTCCAATATGGTTATCAAGCTGGTGTACTTTATGCAGCAAAGGAACTTGGAAAAACTATTAATGTAGATGTTCAGTATGCTGAAAGCTTCTCAGATGCTTCTAAGGGAAAAGCAATTGCAAATAAAATGTTCTCTGCAGGCTGTGACATTGTTTTCCACGCTGCTGGTGGTACAGGCGTAGGATTAATTGATGCAGCTAAGGAAGCAGGCAAATTTGCTATCGGTGTTGACCGTGATCAAGCTTATCTAGCTCCTGATAATATTTTAACTTCTGCTTTAAAGCTAGTTAACGTAGCTGTTGAAAAGGTTTCTGAAGAAGCTATGAATGGCTCTAAAATCGGAGGAAAAACCTACACATATGGTTTAAAAGATGGTGCTGTTGGTATTCCAAAAGAAAACAAGAATGTAAAGCCAGAAGTTTATGATGCAGCAATAAAGCTTCAAGATAAGATAAAAGACGGATCAATCGTTGTTCCATTTGATGAGAAGACTTATATAGATTTCACTAAATAA
- a CDS encoding ABC transporter ATP-binding protein, translating to MQISEQYAVQMRGITKMFGTFCALDDISLDVKKGTIHALLGENGAGKSTLMNVLYGLYKADKGEIYLNGKKVNIKNPGIAIENGIGMVHQHFMLVDNFTVTENIVLGSEITNKFGVTNMKKARKEILNIVKQYGLEVDPDAKIEDISVGMQQRVEILKALYRGADLLILDEPTAVLTPQEIQDLIKIMHNLIADGKTIIIITHKLKEIKESSDVCTIIRRGKYIDTVKVKEVSKEDLATMMVGHEVNLVVDKTAAKPKEVVFEINNLTVRDERNLAAVKNLSLKVHRGEIVGIAGIDGNGQKELIEAITCLAKAESGTIKINGVEIQNTTPENVIKNKIATIHEDRQKRGLVLDFSVAENMVIEKYKSQPFCKNGFLDKNKIVEHTQKLIKEYDVRPDNCELLPVRGLSGGNQQKLIIAREVANDPDLLIAVQPTRGMDVGAIEYVHKTLINERDKGKAVLLISLELDEVMNVSDTIAVIYDGAILDSFKQGEADENTIGLLMAGGKRNEQSR from the coding sequence ATGCAAATAAGCGAGCAATATGCAGTTCAAATGCGTGGGATTACAAAAATGTTTGGGACATTTTGCGCTTTGGATGATATCAGTTTAGATGTTAAAAAGGGTACAATTCATGCGCTTCTAGGGGAAAACGGAGCTGGAAAAAGTACACTTATGAATGTTCTTTATGGTTTATATAAGGCTGATAAGGGTGAAATTTATCTTAACGGGAAAAAGGTAAATATAAAGAATCCTGGTATAGCAATTGAAAATGGTATTGGTATGGTTCATCAGCATTTTATGCTGGTAGATAATTTTACAGTAACAGAAAATATTGTTTTGGGCAGTGAAATTACCAACAAGTTTGGTGTAACAAATATGAAAAAAGCTCGCAAGGAGATACTGAATATTGTTAAACAATACGGCTTGGAAGTAGATCCTGATGCAAAGATTGAAGATATATCTGTTGGCATGCAGCAGCGTGTTGAAATATTAAAGGCGCTGTACCGTGGAGCAGATTTATTAATACTAGACGAGCCAACAGCAGTATTAACACCACAGGAAATACAAGATTTAATAAAAATAATGCATAACCTTATAGCAGATGGAAAGACAATTATAATAATTACACATAAGTTGAAGGAAATAAAAGAATCCTCAGACGTTTGTACAATAATACGTAGAGGAAAATATATTGATACAGTAAAAGTTAAGGAAGTTAGTAAAGAAGACCTGGCAACAATGATGGTAGGTCATGAGGTTAATTTAGTTGTTGATAAGACAGCAGCAAAACCAAAAGAGGTAGTATTTGAAATAAACAATTTAACTGTAAGAGATGAAAGAAATTTAGCTGCAGTTAAGAATTTATCACTTAAAGTTCATAGAGGAGAAATTGTTGGTATAGCTGGTATTGACGGTAATGGACAGAAAGAACTAATAGAAGCCATCACATGTCTTGCTAAAGCTGAAAGCGGTACCATTAAGATAAATGGAGTTGAAATACAAAATACAACTCCCGAAAACGTTATTAAAAATAAAATTGCAACTATCCACGAGGACAGACAAAAGCGTGGACTTGTATTGGATTTTTCCGTTGCAGAAAACATGGTAATTGAGAAATATAAGAGCCAGCCATTTTGTAAAAATGGATTCCTTGATAAGAATAAAATTGTTGAGCATACACAAAAGCTTATTAAAGAATATGATGTAAGACCTGATAACTGCGAGTTATTGCCAGTTAGAGGCTTATCGGGAGGAAATCAGCAAAAGCTTATAATAGCAAGAGAAGTAGCTAATGACCCAGACCTATTAATTGCAGTACAGCCAACCCGCGGTATGGACGTAGGTGCAATTGAATATGTGCATAAAACCTTAATAAATGAAAGAGATAAAGGAAAAGCAGTTCTTTTAATTTCCTTGGAGCTTGATGAGGTTATGAATGTCTCTGATACTATAGCTGTTATTTATGATGGAGCTATACTAGACTCCTTTAAGCAGGGAGAAGCAGATGAAAATACAATTGGTTTACTAATGGCGGGAGGTAAACGAAATGAACAAAGTCGTTAA
- a CDS encoding ABC transporter permease, which produces MNKVVKILKKPVTSTFIAIFFGFIVASIVLASAGYNPAEAFNALFKGIFSKPKYISNTIIKSTPIILTGLSVAFAFKTGLFNIGAEGQYIVGTVAATIVGIKLNLPAVIQIPVVILSGMAAGALYGGIVGFLKAKFGIHEVITSIMLNWIALYMSNFVVGLKAFHQPNSTGTYMINKSGFTTILENWKNSDAGVEVLSKHKWLSEIMLKTDVNIGIIIAILAAVAIWILLYKSAKGYELRAVGSNKYAAEFAGININRNIVQAMLVAGALAGLAGALAITGVAPHKISTMAAFENNGFNGMSVALIAGSSPIGCIFSGLLFGGLIYGGQAIQSAMGAPSEIINIMMGTIVFFVALTKIVPVLADKLLKRGEKIVK; this is translated from the coding sequence ATGAACAAAGTCGTTAAAATACTTAAGAAGCCAGTTACATCAACCTTTATTGCAATATTCTTTGGATTTATTGTAGCTTCAATAGTACTAGCAAGTGCAGGCTATAATCCAGCTGAAGCCTTTAACGCACTTTTTAAAGGTATATTTTCTAAGCCTAAATATATATCGAACACTATCATAAAGTCTACACCTATTATACTAACTGGTTTAAGTGTTGCCTTTGCTTTTAAAACTGGCTTGTTCAATATTGGTGCTGAGGGCCAATATATTGTAGGAACAGTAGCAGCAACTATAGTAGGTATTAAGTTAAACTTACCAGCAGTAATACAAATTCCTGTTGTAATTCTATCAGGTATGGCTGCAGGAGCTCTATACGGAGGAATTGTAGGCTTTCTAAAGGCTAAGTTTGGAATACATGAAGTTATCACAAGCATAATGCTAAACTGGATTGCTCTTTACATGTCCAACTTTGTAGTAGGGCTTAAAGCTTTCCACCAGCCAAATTCAACAGGTACTTATATGATTAATAAGTCTGGCTTTACAACTATACTGGAAAATTGGAAGAATTCAGATGCTGGAGTGGAAGTACTGTCAAAGCATAAGTGGCTTTCTGAAATAATGTTAAAAACCGACGTGAACATTGGTATTATTATAGCTATTTTAGCAGCTGTAGCAATATGGATTTTATTATATAAATCCGCTAAAGGCTATGAGCTTCGCGCAGTTGGTTCGAACAAGTATGCTGCTGAATTTGCAGGAATTAATATTAATAGAAATATAGTTCAAGCAATGCTTGTGGCAGGAGCTTTGGCAGGACTTGCAGGAGCCTTGGCTATAACAGGAGTTGCACCTCATAAAATATCAACTATGGCAGCTTTTGAGAACAATGGCTTTAATGGTATGTCAGTTGCTTTAATCGCAGGAAGCTCACCTATTGGATGTATTTTTTCAGGTCTTCTGTTTGGTGGATTAATTTATGGTGGTCAAGCTATACAGTCTGCTATGGGAGCACCATCTGAAATAATTAATATTATGATGGGTACCATCGTATTTTTCGTTGCATTAACAAAAATCGTGCCTGTTTTAGCCGATAAACTATTAAAAAGAGGTGAGAAAATTGTTAAGTAG
- a CDS encoding ABC transporter permease: protein MLSSILLLVGITLMYSAPLIFGALGGVLSERAGVVNIGIEGMMVMGAFAGAAVGYNTGNPWMGFLVAGIAGGLIALLHAVSAITFKADQTISGIAINLIGPGLALFLCRLFFEGAAMTPPVPKKLPKIFGENVSNSVLKSLNVDVTVIIALVLTVVLWFVLYKTKWGLHIRAVGEKPAAADTMGINVFKVRYISVIISGILAGFGGAAMTLAIIPQFTQTAISGQGFIALAAVIFGKWTPHGAYGACLLFGFSQALTVMLGGGSFAIPSEILAMLPYVLTIIVLILFVGKSVAPKADGLPYEKGAR, encoded by the coding sequence TTGTTAAGTAGCATTTTACTTTTGGTAGGAATTACCTTAATGTATTCAGCACCACTAATTTTTGGAGCGCTTGGCGGTGTGCTTTCCGAGCGCGCTGGTGTTGTAAATATCGGTATTGAGGGCATGATGGTAATGGGAGCCTTCGCAGGTGCTGCAGTAGGATATAACACAGGAAATCCTTGGATGGGATTTTTGGTGGCAGGTATTGCAGGGGGACTAATTGCCTTGCTTCATGCAGTTTCAGCTATAACCTTTAAAGCTGATCAGACCATTTCTGGTATTGCAATAAATTTAATTGGACCTGGACTTGCGCTGTTTTTATGCAGACTATTCTTTGAAGGTGCAGCAATGACACCTCCTGTTCCTAAGAAATTACCTAAAATCTTTGGAGAGAATGTAAGTAACAGCGTATTGAAAAGTTTAAATGTAGATGTTACAGTTATAATAGCTTTAGTTTTAACGGTAGTTTTATGGTTTGTGCTTTATAAGACAAAGTGGGGACTTCATATTCGTGCTGTTGGAGAGAAGCCAGCTGCAGCAGATACTATGGGAATAAATGTTTTTAAGGTTAGATATATATCTGTAATAATCTCAGGTATTTTAGCAGGCTTTGGCGGCGCAGCTATGACGCTTGCAATTATTCCTCAATTCACTCAAACCGCTATAAGTGGTCAAGGCTTTATAGCTTTGGCGGCAGTTATATTTGGAAAGTGGACGCCACACGGAGCTTACGGAGCTTGTTTACTATTTGGATTCTCACAAGCTTTAACTGTTATGTTAGGTGGAGGAAGCTTTGCCATTCCTTCAGAAATTCTTGCAATGCTGCCATATGTTTTAACTATAATAGTATTAATTCTTTTTGTTGGTAAATCCGTTGCGCCTAAGGCAGATGGACTACCTTATGAAAAGGGAGCTAGGTAA
- the fsa gene encoding fructose-6-phosphate aldolase: MRFFLDTANIEHIREANEMGVICGVTTNPSLVAKEGRDFNEVLKEITQIVDGPISGEVISEDAAGMIKEGREIAAIHKNMIVKIPMTGEGLKACKVLSGEGIRTNVTLIFTATQALLAANAGATYVSPFLGRLDDISMDGMELIRTIADIFAVHGIDTEIIAASVRNPIHVIEAAKAGANIATIPYSLVVQMLKHPLTDQGLEKFKADWSKAFGK; encoded by the coding sequence ATGAGATTTTTTCTAGACACTGCCAACATAGAACATATAAGAGAAGCTAATGAGATGGGAGTAATCTGCGGAGTTACTACAAATCCTTCTTTAGTTGCTAAAGAAGGCAGAGACTTTAATGAGGTTTTAAAGGAAATAACACAAATAGTTGACGGACCTATAAGCGGAGAAGTAATAAGCGAAGATGCAGCAGGAATGATAAAAGAAGGAAGAGAAATTGCTGCAATTCATAAAAATATGATTGTTAAAATTCCAATGACAGGCGAAGGATTAAAGGCTTGCAAGGTTTTATCAGGTGAGGGTATAAGAACTAATGTAACTTTAATCTTTACAGCAACACAAGCGCTTCTAGCGGCTAATGCAGGAGCTACCTATGTAAGTCCATTTCTTGGAAGACTAGACGATATATCGATGGATGGAATGGAGCTTATAAGAACAATAGCAGATATATTTGCTGTTCATGGAATAGATACAGAGATTATAGCAGCAAGTGTAAGAAATCCTATTCATGTTATCGAAGCGGCTAAGGCTGGAGCAAATATTGCAACTATACCTTACAGCTTGGTTGTTCAAATGCTTAAGCATCCGCTAACAGATCAAGGCTTAGAAAAATTCAAGGCGGACTGGTCAAAAGCTTTTGGAAAGTAG
- the deoC gene encoding deoxyribose-phosphate aldolase codes for MDIAKYIDHTILKPQASAEEVKKLCAEAKEYGFASVCVNGCYAKLVSSELASSDVKTCVVVGFPLGAMTKEAKAFETADAIKNGASEIDMVINVGALKDKNYSLVKEDIEAVVNAAKEKAIVKVIIETCLLTEEEKIKACEIAKEAKADFVKTSTGFSTGGATTEDIALMRKTVGEHLGVKASGGVRDYKAAIAMIEAGASRIGSSNSIAIVSESRNC; via the coding sequence ATGGATATAGCTAAGTATATAGATCATACAATTTTAAAGCCACAGGCATCAGCTGAAGAAGTTAAAAAACTATGCGCTGAAGCTAAAGAGTACGGTTTTGCATCTGTTTGTGTAAATGGGTGCTATGCAAAGCTTGTAAGCAGTGAGCTAGCTTCAAGCGATGTTAAAACCTGCGTGGTAGTAGGCTTTCCTTTAGGTGCAATGACAAAGGAAGCTAAAGCTTTTGAAACTGCTGATGCTATAAAAAATGGTGCCAGTGAAATAGATATGGTTATAAATGTAGGAGCCTTAAAGGACAAAAACTACTCTCTAGTTAAGGAAGACATAGAAGCGGTAGTAAATGCTGCAAAGGAAAAGGCTATAGTAAAGGTTATTATAGAGACTTGCTTATTAACAGAAGAAGAAAAAATAAAAGCTTGCGAAATAGCTAAGGAAGCTAAAGCAGATTTTGTTAAAACCTCCACTGGTTTTTCCACTGGCGGCGCAACAACAGAGGATATCGCGCTAATGAGAAAAACTGTAGGTGAACATTTAGGAGTAAAAGCTTCTGGCGGAGTTCGAGACTATAAAGCTGCTATTGCCATGATAGAGGCAGGAGCAAGCAGAATAGGCTCCAGCAACAGCATTGCCATAGTTAGTGAAAGCAGGAACTGTTAA